The following proteins come from a genomic window of Proteinivorax hydrogeniformans:
- the thiH gene encoding 2-iminoacetate synthase ThiH, with amino-acid sequence MSFTDIIQNYSDFDYSSYFSSIKKDDILKVLNKSKLDINDYLALLSPAASECLEEMAQRANRLSIQHFGKTVLLYTPMYLSNYCVNKCLYCSFNAEHNIKRKKLDECEIEKEAISISKTGIKHILLLTGESRQATPVSYILSAVKILKKYFQSISIEIYPLTGEEYRQMVDAGVDGLTIYQEVYDEDIYKKVHVKGPKKDYHFRLKAPERACEQKIRTVNIGALLGLSNWRQEAFITGLHASYLQGAYPDVEVSISLPRIRPHVGRFDDIYPVGDRELVQILLAFKNFIPFGGVTISTREEQAFRDKLVPLGVTKMSAGVMTSVGGHSTKNEETSQFEIGDTRSVEEMKKAIFDIGYQPIFKDWLTL; translated from the coding sequence ATGTCCTTTACTGATATTATCCAAAACTATAGTGATTTTGACTACAGCAGCTATTTCTCATCTATTAAAAAAGATGATATTTTAAAGGTGTTAAATAAAAGTAAGCTTGATATAAATGACTATCTTGCGCTACTTTCGCCAGCAGCAAGCGAATGTTTAGAGGAGATGGCTCAGAGAGCTAATAGGTTATCTATCCAACATTTTGGAAAAACTGTTCTTTTATATACTCCGATGTATCTATCGAATTACTGTGTTAACAAATGCCTTTACTGTTCCTTTAATGCAGAACATAACATAAAACGCAAAAAACTTGATGAATGTGAAATCGAAAAAGAGGCTATATCTATTTCTAAAACTGGTATAAAACATATTCTTTTACTTACGGGAGAATCTAGGCAGGCCACCCCAGTTTCGTATATCTTAAGTGCTGTAAAAATACTTAAAAAATATTTTCAGTCAATATCTATAGAAATCTATCCCCTTACAGGAGAAGAGTATAGGCAAATGGTTGATGCCGGGGTTGATGGACTAACTATCTATCAAGAAGTATATGATGAAGATATTTATAAAAAGGTACATGTTAAAGGACCTAAAAAAGACTATCACTTTAGGCTTAAAGCTCCTGAGAGGGCATGTGAGCAAAAAATTAGAACTGTAAATATAGGGGCGCTTTTGGGCCTTTCTAATTGGAGGCAAGAGGCTTTTATAACAGGACTTCATGCTAGCTATTTACAAGGTGCTTACCCGGATGTGGAAGTAAGTATTTCCCTTCCGCGGATACGCCCTCATGTGGGTAGATTTGACGATATTTACCCCGTGGGTGATAGGGAGTTAGTACAGATTCTTCTAGCGTTTAAAAACTTTATTCCATTTGGTGGGGTTACTATATCCACAAGAGAAGAGCAAGCTTTTAGGGATAAATTGGTTCCGCTAGGGGTTACGAAAATGTCCGCCGGTGTTATGACATCTGTTGGCGGTCATAGCACTAAAAACGAGGAGACCAGCCAATTTGAAATTGGAGATACTCGCAGTGTGGAAGAAATGAAGAAGGCTATTTTTGATATAGGCTATCAACCAATTTTTAAAGACTGGTTGACATTATAA
- the thiC gene encoding phosphomethylpyrimidine synthase ThiC, with protein MEFTTQMDAAKKGIVTKEMEKVAKKEQVEVEKLRKLVAEGKVAIPANKNHKSLDPEAIGDGLRTKINVNLGISKDCPSIDAELEKVQTALDMKAEAIMDLSSFGKTEEFRKRLVEMSPAMIGTVPIYDAVGFYDKELKDITAQEFLDVVEKHGKDGVDFVTIHAGINRETAEVFKRNKRITNIVSRGGSLMYAWMELNGEENPFFKYYDKLLDICEKYDITLSLGDACRPGSISDATDASQIKELMVLGELTLRAWERNVQVMIEGPGHMAINEIEANMVLEKKLCHGAPFYVLGPIVTDIAPGYDHITSAIGGAIAASHGADFLCYVTPAEHLKLPNLEDMKEGIIASKIAAHAGDIAKGVKGAKDKDDEMSRRRQKLDWKGMFELAIDPEKAQRYRAESMPEHEDSCTMCGKMCSMRNMNKVMEGKDINILRDDE; from the coding sequence ATGGAATTTACCACTCAGATGGATGCGGCTAAGAAGGGTATTGTAACTAAAGAGATGGAGAAAGTAGCTAAAAAGGAACAGGTGGAAGTAGAAAAGCTAAGAAAGCTTGTAGCAGAAGGCAAGGTGGCTATCCCTGCAAATAAGAACCATAAAAGCCTAGACCCAGAAGCCATAGGAGACGGCCTTAGGACAAAGATTAACGTTAATTTAGGTATCTCTAAGGATTGTCCCAGCATCGATGCGGAGCTGGAAAAAGTACAAACTGCCTTAGATATGAAAGCAGAAGCCATAATGGATTTAAGTTCATTTGGGAAAACTGAGGAGTTTAGAAAAAGACTAGTTGAAATGTCTCCGGCAATGATAGGGACTGTGCCAATATATGATGCAGTCGGGTTTTATGATAAAGAATTAAAAGATATAACAGCACAAGAGTTTTTGGACGTTGTGGAAAAACACGGAAAAGATGGTGTGGATTTTGTCACCATACACGCAGGGATAAATCGCGAAACTGCGGAAGTTTTCAAACGCAACAAAAGGATCACTAACATAGTCTCAAGAGGCGGCTCCTTAATGTACGCTTGGATGGAACTAAATGGTGAGGAAAATCCCTTTTTTAAGTATTATGATAAGTTATTGGATATCTGTGAAAAATATGATATTACCTTAAGTTTAGGCGATGCATGCAGACCGGGCAGTATAAGTGATGCTACCGACGCCAGTCAGATAAAAGAGCTAATGGTGTTAGGAGAGTTAACGCTAAGGGCTTGGGAGCGTAATGTGCAGGTAATGATAGAAGGACCAGGGCATATGGCCATTAACGAAATAGAAGCAAATATGGTGCTAGAAAAGAAGCTGTGCCACGGTGCGCCGTTTTATGTGCTAGGACCTATAGTTACAGACATAGCTCCAGGCTATGACCATATAACAAGCGCCATCGGCGGTGCCATTGCAGCTAGCCACGGTGCAGACTTTTTATGCTATGTAACCCCGGCTGAGCATCTAAAGCTTCCTAATCTAGAAGATATGAAAGAGGGAATTATAGCTTCTAAAATTGCAGCTCATGCAGGAGATATTGCAAAAGGAGTTAAAGGAGCTAAGGATAAAGATGATGAGATGAGCCGTCGCCGTCAAAAACTAGATTGGAAGGGCATGTTTGAGCTAGCTATAGATCCAGAAAAGGCGCAAAGATATAGAGCAGAATCCATGCCAGAGCATGAGGACAGCTGCACCATGTGTGGCAAGATGTGCTCTATGCGGAACATGAACAAGGTAATGGAAGGCAAAGATATCAATATTTTGAGAGATGATGAATAA
- a CDS encoding thiazole synthase, with the protein MDQFVLAGTKFTSRLFVGTGKFANHKLMGEAIDSSNSEMVTMALRRVDMDSRETNILEYIPKRCTLLPNTSGARNADEAIRIAKLARATGCGDWIKIEVISDQKYLLPDNYETIKATKVLAKEGFKVLPYMSPDLMAAKAMEEAGAAAVMPLGSPIGTNRGLKTRELIEILIDEINVPIIVDAGIGKPSQAAEAMEMGAEAVLVNTAISSASDPVKMAQAFDLAVKAGRSAYLAKAGGEVKLARASSPLTGFLNEDDK; encoded by the coding sequence ATGGATCAATTCGTATTAGCTGGGACGAAATTTACTAGCCGGCTGTTTGTGGGAACAGGCAAGTTTGCTAATCATAAACTTATGGGGGAAGCTATCGATAGCTCCAACAGCGAGATGGTTACCATGGCGTTAAGAAGAGTGGATATGGATAGTAGGGAAACAAACATTTTAGAATATATACCTAAAAGATGCACACTGCTTCCCAACACGTCAGGTGCTAGAAATGCAGATGAAGCAATTCGCATTGCAAAGCTAGCTAGAGCAACGGGATGTGGTGACTGGATTAAAATAGAGGTTATATCAGATCAAAAGTATCTCCTTCCCGATAATTACGAGACTATTAAGGCAACAAAAGTTTTGGCTAAGGAAGGATTTAAGGTGTTACCTTACATGAGTCCTGACTTGATGGCTGCTAAGGCTATGGAAGAAGCTGGGGCGGCAGCTGTCATGCCTCTTGGGTCACCAATTGGCACAAACCGTGGTCTTAAAACCCGTGAACTTATAGAAATTCTAATCGATGAGATTAATGTGCCGATAATAGTAGACGCAGGTATCGGGAAACCATCTCAAGCGGCTGAAGCTATGGAGATGGGGGCTGAGGCTGTGCTTGTAAATACCGCAATATCATCAGCGTCTGACCCTGTAAAAATGGCGCAAGCATTCGACTTAGCAGTAAAAGCGGGCAGAAGTGCTTATCTAGCAAAGGCGGGGGGAGAAGTAAAGCTTGCCAGGGCATCTTCTCCGTTAACCGGATTTTTAAATGAGGATGATAAATAA
- a CDS encoding thiamine phosphate synthase yields the protein MNKKIFLVTNRKLAGDNFYHVLEQAVAGGVGAIILREKDLSTEKLLPIAEKIKEIIGKKDVKLIINSNLEVARAVEADGLHLTFRDFISNGIKWNKTMGVSVHSVKEAVLAQKGGADYLLCGHVFQTDCKKGVEPRGVSYLEEILKKVDIPVIPIGGIDTNTALEIINLPICGIAVMSLLMSSQNPKKHIQDLKLLVK from the coding sequence ATGAATAAAAAAATATTTCTTGTCACAAACAGAAAGCTAGCAGGCGATAACTTTTATCATGTATTAGAGCAAGCGGTAGCCGGTGGAGTGGGAGCCATTATTCTACGAGAAAAAGACCTGTCAACAGAAAAGCTTTTGCCAATTGCCGAGAAAATAAAAGAGATTATCGGAAAAAAAGATGTAAAGCTTATCATTAACAGTAACTTAGAGGTCGCTCGTGCAGTCGAAGCTGACGGTTTACATTTGACTTTTAGAGACTTTATAAGCAACGGTATAAAATGGAACAAAACCATGGGAGTTTCAGTCCATAGCGTAAAAGAAGCAGTACTAGCTCAAAAAGGTGGGGCAGACTATCTACTATGTGGACACGTTTTTCAGACCGATTGTAAAAAAGGGGTTGAGCCAAGAGGAGTTTCCTACTTAGAAGAAATTTTAAAAAAGGTAGACATACCAGTAATACCAATAGGCGGCATAGACACAAATACCGCATTAGAAATTATTAACCTACCTATATGTGGTATTGCCGTTATGTCCTTGCTTATGAGCTCCCAAAACCCCAAAAAACATATTCAAGATTTAAAACTTCTGGTGAAATAA
- a CDS encoding SDR family NAD(P)-dependent oxidoreductase, giving the protein MKEFKNKTAVITGAANGFGFEVAKECARREMKVVMADIDGEDLKKSSQVVKDLGAEVLAVEMDTSVFEEMEDLAKKALDAFGSVDLLFNNAGVVTSGSIWEMPLKDWEWTMGVNVWGMMYGLRVFVPIMLKQKTPCHIVNVSSVAGLLTTPGMPAYHTTKFAVVGMTEAANYQLQAMNANIKMSLYCPGFVQTDLHNCDKRRPERFAIDDDPYYQSASYKTGLAKAKHVITTGIPINSVAQSVFTGIEEEQFYILTHPQYNPVIGLRVKSMLEGKNPSAELFRR; this is encoded by the coding sequence ATGAAAGAATTTAAAAATAAGACCGCAGTTATTACCGGTGCCGCAAATGGCTTTGGTTTTGAAGTAGCTAAAGAATGTGCTAGAAGAGAAATGAAGGTTGTTATGGCAGATATAGATGGCGAGGATCTAAAGAAGTCATCACAAGTGGTAAAAGATCTTGGTGCTGAAGTTTTAGCTGTAGAAATGGATACTTCAGTTTTTGAAGAAATGGAAGACTTAGCTAAAAAAGCATTAGATGCTTTTGGATCGGTGGATTTACTGTTCAATAATGCCGGTGTCGTCACCTCAGGTTCTATTTGGGAAATGCCTTTAAAAGATTGGGAATGGACTATGGGAGTTAACGTATGGGGAATGATGTATGGCTTAAGAGTTTTTGTTCCTATTATGCTAAAACAAAAAACTCCATGCCATATTGTAAACGTTTCTTCCGTTGCCGGCCTATTAACAACACCGGGCATGCCAGCTTATCACACAACAAAGTTTGCTGTTGTGGGAATGACTGAAGCAGCCAACTATCAACTACAGGCAATGAATGCAAACATTAAAATGTCTCTATATTGCCCAGGCTTTGTGCAAACGGACTTACACAACTGTGATAAACGTCGCCCGGAGCGCTTTGCCATTGACGATGATCCATACTATCAAAGCGCCAGCTATAAAACCGGCCTTGCCAAAGCTAAGCACGTAATCACAACTGGTATTCCAATTAACTCAGTAGCTCAAAGTGTGTTTACTGGAATTGAAGAAGAACAGTTTTACATCTTAACTCATCCTCAGTACAACCCAGTTATCGGGTTGAGAGTTAAAAGTATGCTAGAAGGCAAAAATCCTTCTGCAGAGCTTTTTAGAAGATAA
- a CDS encoding methyl-accepting chemotaxis protein, producing MNKKFLEAANKSLMTLCFFTALLVSLTAFATDSVDFVVYILVGLSWASLAYSFFRFHKTPSDKYIKFILAFFFMGTHFYTTVTSENVLSFIFAFPLIGVFTVYGNKWLTAGVSAIVLAANVINALSGKFEQGEFLNVIIVIALTIFVQFVNTAIIGKSSKENGDYIAQMEKDKSKKDNIIASLVKTTNELTNSSQTLMTTVKETSLSIDEVSRVIEEIAKSSSVQAQDTEDGAKEAENLSDGLDQIVSATNTLNNITANTENLKNDGLDILKDLDVKTKQSNEAITLLKEMVENTNNSTEAITIASSSISQIAEQTNLLALNASIEAARAGEAGKGFAVVAEEIRKLAEESAKSAGEINKVMSALKESTDLTYENMENAVDIISSQTASIQETQTVFNNLAESIEDTKNKVNVLKSAETKMVEMKETIMDVLQNLTSIAQQNAASTEEVSSSVEQQAASMDGMTDISQNLDKLAKELKETADSF from the coding sequence ATGAACAAAAAGTTTTTAGAAGCCGCTAACAAAAGTTTGATGACCCTTTGTTTTTTTACTGCACTACTCGTTTCTCTTACTGCTTTTGCAACAGATAGCGTTGATTTTGTTGTTTATATTCTAGTGGGTTTATCTTGGGCATCATTGGCTTACAGCTTTTTTCGCTTTCATAAAACTCCGTCCGACAAGTATATTAAATTTATTTTGGCATTTTTCTTTATGGGAACTCATTTTTATACAACGGTAACATCTGAAAATGTACTATCCTTTATATTTGCCTTCCCGTTAATCGGTGTTTTTACCGTTTATGGGAATAAGTGGCTCACAGCCGGGGTGTCAGCTATAGTTTTAGCTGCTAATGTCATTAACGCCCTTTCAGGAAAATTTGAACAGGGAGAATTTTTAAATGTAATTATCGTTATTGCACTTACTATTTTTGTTCAATTCGTAAACACTGCTATTATAGGTAAATCAAGTAAGGAAAACGGTGATTACATAGCACAGATGGAGAAGGATAAAAGTAAAAAAGATAACATAATCGCTTCTTTAGTTAAAACAACCAATGAATTGACAAACTCTTCCCAAACTCTTATGACCACCGTAAAAGAAACCTCTCTTTCAATTGATGAAGTGTCCCGTGTAATAGAAGAGATTGCAAAAAGTTCTTCAGTACAAGCCCAAGACACAGAAGATGGGGCAAAAGAAGCAGAAAATTTATCTGACGGATTAGATCAGATTGTTTCAGCTACAAACACACTGAATAACATCACGGCAAATACTGAAAACCTCAAAAACGATGGTCTTGATATCCTAAAGGACCTTGATGTTAAAACTAAGCAAAGCAATGAAGCTATAACCTTGCTTAAGGAAATGGTGGAAAATACAAATAACAGCACCGAAGCTATAACTATTGCTAGTAGCTCTATCAGCCAGATAGCAGAGCAAACAAATCTATTAGCTTTAAATGCTAGCATCGAAGCTGCTAGAGCCGGGGAAGCTGGAAAAGGGTTTGCTGTAGTTGCAGAAGAAATTCGAAAACTAGCAGAAGAGTCCGCTAAATCGGCCGGCGAGATAAACAAGGTCATGAGTGCCCTTAAGGAAAGTACAGATTTAACTTATGAAAATATGGAAAATGCCGTAGATATAATCAGCTCACAAACTGCTTCTATACAAGAAACTCAAACTGTATTTAACAATCTTGCTGAATCTATAGAAGATACTAAAAACAAGGTTAACGTACTTAAAAGTGCGGAAACAAAGATGGTTGAAATGAAGGAAACTATTATGGATGTGCTACAAAACCTTACCTCCATAGCTCAACAAAATGCAGCTAGTACCGAAGAAGTTTCCAGCTCAGTAGAGCAGCAAGCTGCATCCATGGATGGCATGACCGACATAAGCCAGAACCTAGACAAACTAGCTAAAGAACTAAAAGAAACTGCAGATAGCTTTTAA